In the genome of Chrysemys picta bellii isolate R12L10 chromosome 19, ASM1138683v2, whole genome shotgun sequence, one region contains:
- the LOC101937435 gene encoding hypermethylated in cancer 1 protein isoform X2, which yields MLEAMEMPSHSRQLLLQLNTQRAKGFLCDVIIVVQNALFRAHKNILAASSVYLKSLVVHDNLLNLDHEMVSPGIFRLVLDFIYTGRLGECEPGEQGLGAVLAAASYLQVPALVALCKKKLKRTGKYCHLRGGYSPYGKMARGLRAATPVIQTCYSAAPRPVDLQPGEPHSTQCGELYASASQGTALHQPGLCPPERHCSPPCGLDLSKKSPTSPSSQLLPTDRLHPGDSREPLLPPRHDSPPGSASLLANHSSAYKDPPQVGEGVIHPAERFRGSPPCAESLARAEGRDFLYRWMKHEPPGSYLEECEAEKEPEREEKAESPPQSRYPSIESNEMENDNSTSEDTGSSEGPSPGGTLGPYCSHLAYEPESLGDNLYVCIPCGKGFPSSEQLNAHVEAHTEEELYHKAASEQAGPFLDKGGQSLGDIIRPYRCSSCDKAYKDPATLRQHEKTHWLTRPYPCTICGKKFTQRGTMTRHMRSHLGLKPFACDACGMRFTRQYRLTEHMRIHSGEKPYECQVCGGKFAQQRNLISHMKMHVAGPDGKAKLDFPESVFAMARLTADQLGLKQEKAAELLSHTSHFLSDPKGLESLYPLARFTAEHLGLSQEKAAEMLGPGPLLHGDRTIERYSPT from the coding sequence ATGCTGGAGGCCATGGAGATGccgagccactccagacagctgcTTCTGCAACTCAACACGCAGCGGGCCAAGGGCTTCCTGTGCGACGTGATCATCGTGGTGCAGAACGCGCTGTTCCGCGCGCACAAGAACATCCTGGCGGCCAGCAGCGTCTACCTGAAGTCGCTGGTGGTGCACGACAACCTGCTCAACCTGGACCACGAGATGGTGAGCCCGGGCATCTTCCGCCTGGTGCTGGACTTCATCTACACCGGCCGCCTGGGCGAGTGCGAGCCGGGCGAGCAGGGCCTGGGCGCCGTGCTGGCGGCCGCCAGCTACCTGCAGGTGCCGGCCCTGGTGGCTTTGTGCAAGAAGAAGCTGAAGCGGACGGGCAAGTACTGCCACCTGCGAGGCGGCTACAGCCCCTACGGCAAGATGGCCAGGGGGCTGCGGGCCGCCACCCCCGTCATCCAGACCTGCTACTCGGCTGCCCCCCGGCCTGTGGACCTGCAGCCTGGAGAGCCCCACAGCACCCAGTGCGGGGAGCTCTATGCCTCTGCCTCCCAGGGCACCGCCCTGCACCAGCCTGGGCTGTGCCCACCCGAGAGGCACTGCTCCCCCCCCTGCGGCCTGGACCTCTCCAAAAAGAGCCCCACCAGCCcttcctcccagctgctgcccacAGACAGACTCCACCCGGGGGACAGCAGGGAGCCCTTGCTGCCCCCCAGGCACGACAGCCCCCCGGGCAGCGCTTCCCTGCTGGCCAACCACAGCTCTGCCTACAAAGACCCTCCCCAGGTGGGCGAAGGCGTGATTCACCCCGCGGAGCGCTTCCGTGGCAGCCCGCCCTGTGCCGAGTCCCTTGCCCGGGCCGAAGGCCGCGACTTCCTGTACCGCTGGATGAAGCACGAGCCCCCGGGCAGCTACCTGGAGGAGTGTGAGGCGGAGAAAGAGCCTGAGCGGGAGGAGAAGGCCGAGTCGCCCCCGCAGTCCCGCTACCCCAGCATCGAGAGCAACGAGATGGAGAACGACAACAGCACCAGCGAGGACACGGGCAGCAGCGAGGGCCCATCCCCCGGGGGCACCCTGGGCCCCTACTGCAGCCACCTGGCCTACGAGCCCGAGAGCCTGGGGGACAACCTGTACGTGTGCATCCCGTGCGGCAAGGGCTTCCCCAGCTCGGAGCAGCTCAATGCCCACGTGGAGGCCCACACCGAGGAGGAGCTGTACCACAAGGCGGCCTCGGAGCAGGCCGGCCCCTTCCTAGACAAAGGTGGCCAGAGCCTGGGCGACATCATCCGTCCCTACCGCTGCTCCTCCTGCGACAAGGCCTACAAGGACCCAGCCACGCTGCGGCAGCACGAGAAGACGCACTGGCTCACGCGGCCCTACCCCTGCACCATCTGCGGCAAGAAGTTCACGCAGCGCGGCACCATGACGCGGCACATGCGCAGCCACCTGGGCCTCAAGCCCTTTGCTTGCGACGCCTGCGGCATGCGCTTCACCCGGCAGTACCGGCTCACCGAGCACATGCGCATCCACTCGGGCGAGAAGCCCTATGAGTGCCAGGTGTGCGGCGGCAAGTTCGCCCAGCAGCGCAACCTCATCAGCCACATGAAGATGCACGTGGCCGGGCCCGACGGCAAGGCCAAGCTGGACTTCCCTGAGAGCGTCTTCGCCATGGCGCGGCTCACGGCCGACCAGCTGGGCCTCAAGCAGGAGAAAGCGGCCGAGCTGCTGTCACACACCTCACACTTCCTCAGCGACCCCAAGGGCCTGGAGAGCCTGTACCCGCTGGCCCGGTTCACAGCTGAGCACCTGGGGCTGAGCCAGGAGAAGGCGGCTGAGATGCTGGGTCCAGGCCCACTGCTTCATGGCGACCGGACCATAGAGCGCTATTCGCCCACCTAA
- the LOC101937435 gene encoding hypermethylated in cancer 1 protein isoform X1, protein MRVRRDLGWLAEATEPPGGGGSPMLEAMEMPSHSRQLLLQLNTQRAKGFLCDVIIVVQNALFRAHKNILAASSVYLKSLVVHDNLLNLDHEMVSPGIFRLVLDFIYTGRLGECEPGEQGLGAVLAAASYLQVPALVALCKKKLKRTGKYCHLRGGYSPYGKMARGLRAATPVIQTCYSAAPRPVDLQPGEPHSTQCGELYASASQGTALHQPGLCPPERHCSPPCGLDLSKKSPTSPSSQLLPTDRLHPGDSREPLLPPRHDSPPGSASLLANHSSAYKDPPQVGEGVIHPAERFRGSPPCAESLARAEGRDFLYRWMKHEPPGSYLEECEAEKEPEREEKAESPPQSRYPSIESNEMENDNSTSEDTGSSEGPSPGGTLGPYCSHLAYEPESLGDNLYVCIPCGKGFPSSEQLNAHVEAHTEEELYHKAASEQAGPFLDKGGQSLGDIIRPYRCSSCDKAYKDPATLRQHEKTHWLTRPYPCTICGKKFTQRGTMTRHMRSHLGLKPFACDACGMRFTRQYRLTEHMRIHSGEKPYECQVCGGKFAQQRNLISHMKMHVAGPDGKAKLDFPESVFAMARLTADQLGLKQEKAAELLSHTSHFLSDPKGLESLYPLARFTAEHLGLSQEKAAEMLGPGPLLHGDRTIERYSPT, encoded by the exons ATGAGAGTCCGCAGAGACCTCGGCTGGCTGGCGGAAGCGACGGAGCCCCCAG GTGGCGGGGGGAGCCCCATGCTGGAGGCCATGGAGATGccgagccactccagacagctgcTTCTGCAACTCAACACGCAGCGGGCCAAGGGCTTCCTGTGCGACGTGATCATCGTGGTGCAGAACGCGCTGTTCCGCGCGCACAAGAACATCCTGGCGGCCAGCAGCGTCTACCTGAAGTCGCTGGTGGTGCACGACAACCTGCTCAACCTGGACCACGAGATGGTGAGCCCGGGCATCTTCCGCCTGGTGCTGGACTTCATCTACACCGGCCGCCTGGGCGAGTGCGAGCCGGGCGAGCAGGGCCTGGGCGCCGTGCTGGCGGCCGCCAGCTACCTGCAGGTGCCGGCCCTGGTGGCTTTGTGCAAGAAGAAGCTGAAGCGGACGGGCAAGTACTGCCACCTGCGAGGCGGCTACAGCCCCTACGGCAAGATGGCCAGGGGGCTGCGGGCCGCCACCCCCGTCATCCAGACCTGCTACTCGGCTGCCCCCCGGCCTGTGGACCTGCAGCCTGGAGAGCCCCACAGCACCCAGTGCGGGGAGCTCTATGCCTCTGCCTCCCAGGGCACCGCCCTGCACCAGCCTGGGCTGTGCCCACCCGAGAGGCACTGCTCCCCCCCCTGCGGCCTGGACCTCTCCAAAAAGAGCCCCACCAGCCcttcctcccagctgctgcccacAGACAGACTCCACCCGGGGGACAGCAGGGAGCCCTTGCTGCCCCCCAGGCACGACAGCCCCCCGGGCAGCGCTTCCCTGCTGGCCAACCACAGCTCTGCCTACAAAGACCCTCCCCAGGTGGGCGAAGGCGTGATTCACCCCGCGGAGCGCTTCCGTGGCAGCCCGCCCTGTGCCGAGTCCCTTGCCCGGGCCGAAGGCCGCGACTTCCTGTACCGCTGGATGAAGCACGAGCCCCCGGGCAGCTACCTGGAGGAGTGTGAGGCGGAGAAAGAGCCTGAGCGGGAGGAGAAGGCCGAGTCGCCCCCGCAGTCCCGCTACCCCAGCATCGAGAGCAACGAGATGGAGAACGACAACAGCACCAGCGAGGACACGGGCAGCAGCGAGGGCCCATCCCCCGGGGGCACCCTGGGCCCCTACTGCAGCCACCTGGCCTACGAGCCCGAGAGCCTGGGGGACAACCTGTACGTGTGCATCCCGTGCGGCAAGGGCTTCCCCAGCTCGGAGCAGCTCAATGCCCACGTGGAGGCCCACACCGAGGAGGAGCTGTACCACAAGGCGGCCTCGGAGCAGGCCGGCCCCTTCCTAGACAAAGGTGGCCAGAGCCTGGGCGACATCATCCGTCCCTACCGCTGCTCCTCCTGCGACAAGGCCTACAAGGACCCAGCCACGCTGCGGCAGCACGAGAAGACGCACTGGCTCACGCGGCCCTACCCCTGCACCATCTGCGGCAAGAAGTTCACGCAGCGCGGCACCATGACGCGGCACATGCGCAGCCACCTGGGCCTCAAGCCCTTTGCTTGCGACGCCTGCGGCATGCGCTTCACCCGGCAGTACCGGCTCACCGAGCACATGCGCATCCACTCGGGCGAGAAGCCCTATGAGTGCCAGGTGTGCGGCGGCAAGTTCGCCCAGCAGCGCAACCTCATCAGCCACATGAAGATGCACGTGGCCGGGCCCGACGGCAAGGCCAAGCTGGACTTCCCTGAGAGCGTCTTCGCCATGGCGCGGCTCACGGCCGACCAGCTGGGCCTCAAGCAGGAGAAAGCGGCCGAGCTGCTGTCACACACCTCACACTTCCTCAGCGACCCCAAGGGCCTGGAGAGCCTGTACCCGCTGGCCCGGTTCACAGCTGAGCACCTGGGGCTGAGCCAGGAGAAGGCGGCTGAGATGCTGGGTCCAGGCCCACTGCTTCATGGCGACCGGACCATAGAGCGCTATTCGCCCACCTAA